AATGTGATTTGAGCTGACCTGCCTGCCATAGGAAATCTGGTCTTCCTTACAAtgcattaatttctttgttaATTTGCCTGAtgcagcaggaaggctgggCACTTCTGTGCATGTGGGTATGTGCGATGGGATCCAGCTAAGGAGCAGGCACAGATCTGTTCCCTTGCTGTGTTCATTGAGGTTTCTCAAGTGTATTGGTTTGAAGAGTTTCCACAAAACTGTTTCTCCcagatgtttgctttctcagtGTGATAGTCTAGTAAAAGAGTGGCTCCATTCTCTGAAGGAACTTATCTAGGAGCAAGCAGTCCTGGTGACAGGCTAAACTTGCCTGAGCTGTCTCGTTGTTGGAGCTTTGGAATTTCACTAAAGAAGctcacttaaagaaaaacaaacagaaaaaatcttGTAAGAAACCAACCCACAAAACCTGTTTGTGTGCACTGCTGAAGTCTTTTATTAGATGCTGAAGCTCAAACTTAATATTCTGTCACTGTTAAAAGCTGATACTTaactcatttctcttctgtttctagCCAGGGTGCAAGTGTCTAGAATGCCCAAGTATGCACAGCAGCTTAGAGATCATGACAGAAATCCTTGCATAGCGGTAAGATCATCAAATTGggatttctgtttgtgtggTTTTAGGTCAAAATGCAAGAATAATTCCTCTAGAAATTACATTGATAGCACTCCTCCATTGGTAGTATGCATTGAATGTTTCTTAGAGCCTGAAAAtgggagaaaactgaaaaacatgcaTTGTAAAATATGTATGAAATAATTATCTGTAGTTACTTACAAATGGGTGTAATACAACTTACTGCTTTATTGCTCAGTCCATGAAACCAGTCTGAAATCCCAGTTAGACCAAGTTGATGGATAATCTTAATACTCTTTTATGGGTTATTCTGTGGATCTCTATAAAGAACTACTTTGTGGATGCTCTTCTTACTATTTAAGGAGTACTAATGTTTGCTACAGTCTCCCATTGCTGAGGATTACAATTATCTGTTTTGGTAGATGTTCCCTTTGATACAGTTCTTTCATCTGAGAAGCCGTCCACTATTTTCATAGATAATCTGAGACTTGTTAGAATTTTTAGACCCCGAGTACAGTCACTTCTCTCAGCTCTGAAGCTTGTTTTTCCTATTAAAGGAAACAGATGCCTCTAGAAAATGTATGGATGACAACAACTATAAAAAGGATATGTGTACTGATTATTTTTTGAAGTACAAAAACTGCAGGAAATTCTGGGTAAGCAGGTTTTCTTAAGCACCATAGATACTATTTTCCCCTCAATTTTACTCCTTATCTTGTTTTAAGTATATTATTTCTGACAGTGCTTTCTTGGGACTGTGGCACTTTCTACTGCTGTTCTTATGCTCACGTGGAGATGTTAGATTCCTAAATACTTAGTATGTGCTGCCGGAAGACTTAAGCTTTACCCTCCAACATTGTGAGTCAGTGTTCTTGCAGTGTATTCCCTTCTAAGTTAGTCAGATATTTTTTGTCATTAAGTTGTGTTAAATCTGTGTAAAGAAAGTGAGGCAAGCCAAGTTgatctggttttgttgttttggctCGTCTTTGCCTCAACCTAAGATAACCCTCAGGAAGAGTTCAATATTTGGTGGTGATCTTAGTGTTTCCTTGTCCTGTATTGTGGTGGGAAAGGGTTATGGGGAACTGGGCACTTCTGGTGCTCATGTGTACAGGTGACATGATCCCATGCAATTCAGCTGTTGTCTGCTATCTTTAGTCCTTATGCCACTGTAATAGTCTTTTAGCTTATGCCTTTAAATACTTGtataaaccttaaaaaaaaaatcccacctgTTTACAGACAATTGCATAGTAGTCTGTGTCATGGGAATGCTGTAACGTGAAGCTGCAAGGTGAGTTATCAGATAGCTGCAGTTAAATACTAGTACGTTTAGTTGTCAGCTAATCAGATCTAGAATATCAGGCTCCTTGTATATAGGAGGACTTCTGTTGAAGGATCTTATTCAGTAGGAGCTCAGGGGCAGAAACTTTTGAGAACACAGATTTCTCATGCT
The window above is part of the Coturnix japonica isolate 7356 chromosome 2, Coturnix japonica 2.1, whole genome shotgun sequence genome. Proteins encoded here:
- the CHCHD7 gene encoding coiled-coil-helix-coiled-coil-helix domain-containing protein 7, encoding MPKYAQQLRDHDRNPCIAETDASRKCMDDNNYKKDMCTDYFLKYKNCRKFWHDIMMQRKRSGVKPEMPSAEERKKILESVEKPY